The following DNA comes from Eleginops maclovinus isolate JMC-PN-2008 ecotype Puerto Natales chromosome 8, JC_Emac_rtc_rv5, whole genome shotgun sequence.
TGTAGCTCACCTTTTTGGACTGCAGGATGCTGTAGCTGTTATCAAAGCACAGCACGTCTGCACAAAATAAAGGACAAAACAGTAAGTCACAACAGCGAGCATTACTCAggatattaaatattcattttgggacatttattgattttctaGATCAATACTACTCTCATGTCTGCAAAGTAATAATCAGACTACAAGTTAACATgtaatatttagtttgtgtaTTATTGAAAAAAAGTACATTGTTAGAGATTTCTCCTTTTTACAATTCAGTTTTGGTTTTATGGAGGTTTAGTGCCATATTTCTTCTATATATCATTGCATCACCACAGAGTGCCTTATAAAACTCATGGAAGTCACTGTGTCAAGCCAAGAAAAATCTGGTATATCACACCGTGTTTAATCAAATGACATATAACGTGTTAATTAGGtggatttaattacatttgaggGAAGCAGGTTTACTCTTTCcctatttttttaatctttatgCCAAATGCCttctggctgtagcttcatatacCTTACAAGCATATTTCCCTAAACGTCAAACAGCTCCTTCAGGATTTTCATGAAAAGCATTTTTCAGGAaattcatttaataaattatatCAGAGACTCACAGACTCCAGGTTCAGGGCAGGTGAGGCAGCTGTCTTCAGGCACCAGGTGAGCATTGTAGCGCTCGCTGGGCAGAACCTGCAGCATCTCAGACACTTTCTGACTGCCGCCCTCTTTAGTCCGTCTGTAAACTCCAAACCCGATGTCTGCTCCGTCACTGGTGAACTGCCACCTGGAATAAACAGGGGCCAGGTACAGagtgttttattaatatatcaaaatgtatatttgagaTATCTTTTTCAGGCTCTACTTTATGCAAAGGATCTGAAAGAGGAAGCTATTTGTAACTGTATTCATTCACAGTTTAGTAGTTATCACATGTATTATGCATGTGCATATGTTTGCACACAAAATTGTTGTTGATATCTCCTTTCCATGGTCCCAGGTGTTGCTTGGTAAGAGCTGATTGGGATCCAAGTAATgaatcaaatatatttgaaaaagatacaaagaaatgcaaagaaTGTTATGAGTGATGTCTTTGGAAATCAAACTGAGAGGAATTAGGATTCATAATGATGTATTTTAAGGAGTTTAATAatagtttgtttgaaaaaattcaaaaatgtcaaatagtCACCTGTTCATGCATGTGAAAATCCACTGTGCACAACAGAAGAACTGCGTAACATTTCATCAGTTTAAAATCAGGTTTGTAGGCATTTCCCATAAAGCTAAGAAGATTCATGAAGTATCAAGTTGATAACACAATGGAAAGCACACATTTTTAAGCTGTTATagatcaaacaaaaataaaggttAATAGTGTCCCAGAATAGCGGCTGGTTGTTTGGTACCTCAGCAGGCTGCTGGCGGCTGTAACATCATACTCCAGCTGGAAGACAGAGCCTCGGCTGACGGTCACACTGTCGTCGTACTGAACATTCACAGAGTCCTGCACATAGTACGACCTGGGAACTGTGCCACCATAATTTATCTGCAAGAAGAACAACATCCACAATTTCAATCATTTAAGAGACTCACTTACTGGTCCACCAATGTTTGGAGTTTGCTCTCACCATGGTTCTGCAGCGAGGGTCTCCATCAGGGTCCGTCATGTTCCCACCGTACACCACAGGAAGCTGGTCTGGGTCGACATGTTTACGTATCTCCTCCTGCCAGTTACCTTTACTCAGAAATTTGGTCAGTTAGTACTTAGATTAATTTGTACTTTAATTCAGCAAATGAGCTGCATACTACATTCGCCTCTgctgaaataaacaatgctggatataaaatacttaaaaagcaGCTTTGCATTGGAAAACCTTTATGAGGAAGGAAATGCATTCAACACTTTTGTTAGAGCTCAAGGAGCCATTATCAGgtcaacatttcaaagtttAGCTTATGACCAAATTCCTGCAAAGCTAAAGACATTCCCTTCAGCCTCAGCTGCTAACTCTTAGCATGATGATGTTAGCCACCTTGTCTTGCTTGTACACTCTCAAATAAAAAGTGGTCTTACTTCCTAAAATGTTGATCTTGCGTCGTGTTTCCTCACACATAAAGTGTTTGATTAGATTGTAGGCCACGGGAAACATTTTTGGAGCTGCAGACAAAGACATAAACTGACAATCATAAACACAAACTAGAAGtctggaaaaataaagacaatttgTCACAACTGCTGAAGCACCTTTGATTAGAAAAACTCTTTTCAGGCCCTCTGGGTAGTTCTCTTCAAACATGGTGAGGACCTGAACACAAGAATGTggataattataattaaatacattttcattaaatggAACGTGATGGcatgttgtgtttacagttcGGACAGTTGTCAAACCTCTCCATAAGTCTCTATGGCAGGTTTCCAGATGTGTTTCAGTCCGAGTCCTTCACAGTCGTAGATCAGAGAGATAGATTCAATATGCCGCCCCAactgagacagagagggaggagggtcAGGAGataggagaggaaacaaagaggaGAACAAGGAGAAGAGAGGCAACGAGACAAgatagaggaagagaggaggagagtaggaggggagaggaaaccagagaggagagtcaaaagaaaactaaaaaggaaaagtaagAGAGGGAACCTGCCtaagaaaagaggagaggagaggagatgaaaggaaaggaaacaagagaggatgcaaagaggaaacaaagagagtGTAGGAGAGGAAGCAATTGGATGTaaggaaaaaagaggagagaatgGGGGGCAGAAACATGTATaggaagagaggaaatgaaaggaagtaagaagaaaagaaaggaaaagaaaagggagaagagaggaggggaagaggaaaTAGAACAAATGAGAAGAGGTGAAGAGACAAAACTCAACAAGAGGACAGAAAgtcagaaaggaaaaaaggacaggagaggaaggaaaggggTGAGAATacagaaaacaagagaggagaggagaggagaggagaggagaggagaggagaggagaggagaggagaggagaggagaggagaggagaggagaggagaggagaggagaggagaggagaggagagtccACCCTTCACCTTCTCAGACTGCTGCCTACACTCCCTCCGCAAAatttctgtgtgtctgatctTGGTCTTCAGAAAGTCCTGCTTGGTGGCCGACATCAGGAGACCTTTAGGATCCAGAGGACCGATCACGTCGTACCAGATGGGACTCCCCTCCCTGTCGTACCCACACATCCCTCCAGACACATACTTCTCAATCACCTGATTaaaacagggaaacacacacagtctattTTGCCAGTGGTGAAAGTAACTTTATGCAACTCCTTACTTTAGATCCACTACATCTTAGAAGGACACACTTTTACTTCATTTGACTGCTTTGGTTAATAAGTTATTGCTGTTTATGAAACATGTAATTACAAATTCCAgatttgttgaatttcaatGTTTGTGTTAAACTGAAGGAGCAGCATTGTTCTTCTTCCAAATGTAGATTAATTTTGAATAGCCCCTTGGATCAGCtacaaaatgcataaaaagCCACTCTTGAGATTGCCCCATTTCAAAGTATTTTGCTATAATGGGAGGAAATCTACTGTAAAATAAGTTGATTTGATGTATTTAACATTCCCCACTAAGTTTATGTTAACAAGCCCTTCGCATTAATTAAGTGTGTGAAAAATAGAGCATACCTCTGGAGGTTTCCAGTCAGATATGATGGTGTCTACATTCATCTTCCTCCTGAACTCCACATgctgcagaaagagaggagaggtttCAAACATGCTCACCAACCACATGCTGCATCCTTACAAGCTAAAAGACAGAACTGATCCATAAAGGAAGAGCTCACCTTTCTGATCATGGCTTCAGatttctgaacattgaagcTACGAGCtgccaaaaagaaagaaaacaatcttCATTAGTAAAGCAGGGATATGATGCAGCAGTGGAATAATTACAGGTATACCTCTGGACTAATATGAGGTTCTTTGGTACTGGAGTATTCTAACAGCAAGCTGTTTAGAATTGTAAATGAACACATCTGGATCATAAAAGATACTTCATACAACATGAAACAACATGATACAATACATCTTTGCTGTCATTATTCATTCATACTGTAAATCCTGAAACATTTCAACACCAACAATGTCCGACAATCCCACAATAGAGTACCTGACAAattggctgtttttttatttttgcaaagtAAAGACAAAAGTCCAAGGTTAAAAGCCAGTGCAAATATTGATCAGAGTCCCTCGATTGATCTGAGCCTCTCTGCACTCTGTTCCAGTTCAAAAGACAGTGACCAGCATGTCGTGCATGTCCTGTTCCACAAACTACCAGTTCAATGTCAGTGGAGATTACACAAGAAAGGACAAGAACTCCTGGTACGAAGACTGAGCAATTGACTTAATTTGTAAATATTACTTCATAGAACCTCTATATATTGTATTAAGGTAAGTACGTTTTCAATGAGGAGAACGTTCATTCAATCACATCAATTCAGTTCAACTAAGGTCGAATTCTgttcaaatatttactgtaagATAAGACCGTTGAGCTGAGGTACTTCAATCGCTCTTTGCTGAATAAATACCAAACAGTATATTTCATGGCCAAAGGGTCAGGGGGTGGATGTTTTAGGAAATAAATTAATTATTAGACAAATGTTGTAACTTTAAAAAGACTGTTTGAAAGggacataaaaaaaagtgatgcacagtGCTTGGAAACACTTATCTTtccaagaaaaacacaatgtggCTCATTTTCTAACACAACTGACAGATAGCTGACTTTTAGAACTTCATACAAAGAAACACTGAGCTCTGATTAATTATGGTTTTTCAACGTTCTGTGTATTGAGCTCTATGGGCCTCCATATAATTTGGGAGGAATGAATTGTGTTCACTGTAGATTTAAACGAGCGATGGATATTTGTTATGCTTTAACTTATCGTGATGTAGTAAACAGTACAACGTGATGGCTATGCAACACTGACACTATCAGTGTCTAGATTTAGAAGAAATTAGGTATGAGAtaataaatgttcatttcttGCTTTTCCCTGTTGGTCTGGATAACTGTACATTTTCACTCGTAGCAGGCTCTAAGCAAAATGGAAAACGCTCTTGTCTTTGCAAAAGCAGTGGCTAACTCTAACACGACATGGAAACTGGAGGGGGAGAATAGTTGAAACGTGTCTAACTCCTCTTTAAGTACTGCTGAAGAGGCTACTGCATAACCCCACTGTGAATGACTGGTTTTATATAACTTGTGAACACACCTTGTCCCCTTAATAATGCTAGTTATTTCAAGTCTCGTAAGACCTCTAGTAATTCTATGCAGAACTATAACGTTGTTAtactggtacttttactttaagtgaCTGAAAACCACCGCCTGCCTGTATTTAACCTCACATCATGATCACTGACTGAGAGAAACACACCTTTCCCCTGGCTGTCATTCATTGTAAATGTTTCAGCTGCCTGTGGTAGTGATTGCCAGAGGCTACCCTCACTCTGGTTCATCACAAAAAAACCAGTTCCGATGTTTTTACATGTCTGCAGGGCCAGTTTCAGAGCAGGACTGTGAGGGAAATACTAGGGCTGCAGGCTTTGGTTTAGTGGATGTCAGAGAACTGATATGATCCTGTTCTCACCAACCTGTTTTATTTAGCttcctttaaacaaaaaaaccctcatTATACCTACATTACATTTCTAATGCTTTAACCCTTTTAAAACCAATGTTGTGAACACCTCAAATGTATTCCAGttcagtaaaagtcctgcatgcCAAACAGgtgtacttaaagtatcaacAGGAATAAAAATGTGGTGATATGTCCTGATATCTGAATACAAACCAAGTGCTGTATCCTACTTTTAAAACTTCTCACAtcttaaatgtgttcatgtcaCCCTTAAAAGGATGGTAAACTAAGTTGCCTGATGTTCTGGTCACTCTAATGTAATCTCTGTTTTGTTACATTTGACTTTACACTGTATTTCTTTTGGCACTTCTCTATGATTTCTAATCGGTGGATCTTTGGCAGTGCTGGTTCGTGTTTCACTTAGTTTTCTCATACGGATTAAAGGAGTCACCTTGTATTTGGTGGCTGTTTATGTGAAGGTTGTTTTGCCAGCATGGTACCCACACAGAGAAAATGCTAAATGCCAAATGCTGCCTGTGCAAGTTTCTCACCTCGGAGAAAGCGGAGCAGGTAGTGGTCGTGCTGCGCGGGGAGGCTGGGGAGGACATCCTGGATCCTCCCCCGAAACTACATAGAGAAAACCATAAGAAATAGAACACcatcatacaaaaaaaaacccttgtATATTCATTTAGAAATAAGACATTTTGGGATATACAATTATTCAAGAAACAAGATTAAAACAACTCCCATGTCCGCATGTCAATATGAAACTACTTTCAGGTAACACAATTATGTATCTTATTGATAATTCAATAAGATACATAATTGTGTAAATAATTAGACTTTAGATTTGGAGATAGATTAAACAACAGTGTCAAAGTTAGattttttaatatgaataaataatcataataccCAATTCTTCTGATTAAgatgttaatttaaaaatgtaatctggaggaaaaaaagatgaagtatTCCCCCCTAAATGTGGTAAAGTTCACCTtggaataaaatgtcaatacttAAGCACAAGTAAACCTCAAAAGTGTGTTTAAGTACAGTAAATGTACCACAGAGGTAAGAAAGTCACCTAAAGATAAAAACGCCTCTTTAAACAGACTGTAGGGAGTAGTAGTTACCATAGAATCCCTGTGAAACCACAACAAAAGCAACCATAGAGACACAACGTACGAAACACTCTTTCAGTATCAATGCATTTTGTATATTCGTAGGAATCCTTTTtgatttgaagtatttttttacCTCAGTTAATGTTTCAGCCTGTTTCGGGCTCAAGTCTCCAACCCGTCCGCTCATGTCTGCTGGTGTTGTGTCCTTCCGTCCCAAACTGTGAATAAAACGCAGGGGAGAGAAACTGACAGGTAGAGGATAAACACCACGCCCCCATGAAtgaacactacacacacacacacacacacacacacacacacacacacacacacacacacacacacacacacacacacacacacacacacacacacacacacacacacacacacacacacacacacacacacacacacacacacacacacacacacacacacacacacacacacacacacaattttgcggagcagtggtggaagaaaacTCTCAAGTGAAGAATGTGAGTGAATTTGAATTATTGGTAGAATATTATTCTctgtcaaacatgttttatctgaTTTGTATTACTTCTTATAATATatgcaaaagtaaaagttctcATTGATGAAAAATGACCCAttgaattattataattgttgGTATTATTGTTGCACCTCGTAAAAGatgttgttcattttaatttatatataaactGCTTGTTGGTTTTTGAATTTGTccaagggatcaataaagattTATAACAAACTATTATAATCCATCACAATTTATTTGTTGACTATAATTTGTATATATAAAAGTTATTGAATAAATAGttgaataaaaagtacaaatagaAAAATCAAGATACTCCTTAAAATGTcaagtgcagtacttgagtaaaattaggTTGGGTTATGAAGGCTCTAAGGTTATCTTAGACACATCTGAAATGGTAAATTAGAAATTCTGCTTGGGATCAGATTCCTAGGATAGAAAgattacaaagaaataaatattgtatatatatataaaactctttttattctttgaatACAGGAGCTGTTCAGAAACTGATGATTAGGACCCAGATACCAGGTTCACCAAAAATGATTTCTCTGTTAGTAATGCTCCAAAGTttatataatgataataataatgtgtcttTTGTCAAAATCAATCAGCTATCAGATTATATCATGCATGTATTGAGGTTATTTGCACAGCAGGTGAAACGTGTTGACTTTCCCACCATTTGCTCAATGTTAAGCATCTAGACGCAGATCTCCACTtcaaacagatgtgtgtgtactCCAAACACTGATCAGGAAactaacaaaaataattcagatgGTGGGATGGGTGGGGAAGATGCACCTTAATGACCctgaaaacatattattttaaatcagcTGGCTATATGAGTGACAGCTGTTTTTATCTTTGCTCCTCTCACTGTTTGAACGTGGACAGGGCTCAGGTGAACTGTCAACTCagattttaaaacttttttacaAAACTCCTCTTAGAGagattataatattataatataatataatattatattagaATGTTTCTAATTTAGGCAGATTTCTATTTTAAGAAAGCTTTTAGATGCATTTGTTAGGGGGGCTTTAAAGACAAATGCTTGCTGTAGATGGAGACAAACCTGAATAACTATGCTTGAAACTCTGAATAAACCACTGtcacttttgtgtgttttttaaaacaatttagttagtttagaaccatttatacattaaaaataagCCGTCCAATGCATTTAAAGTGTTAGTGATGCCTGCCTGTATTACATTTGGTGACAATCCATTTAGACATGTTTCCCTTTTGACCTGCAGATGGCGCTAGACAAACATTCAGAGGATCAACTAAGTCAGTCAGAATCATCTGTTCACATTTTATGCCAATTCATCCGATAGTTTTTTTACTACGACATATAAACAAAGCGATTGACAGCAGAATGTGAACGTTTGCAAACCAAGAGGATATGAGTTGCATTCACTTGTTTACATGATAAAAAGATGATGATTTATGGCCACTAAACCAAAAAATACTAATCTCTGATCATTGTGACATTTTGAAACCAACATAAGatatatatacaataaacacaattaaaagtGACCATGAGTTGTAGAAAGATTACGGCTGGTGTAAAGCtgcttttatttagattttttacaCCTTTACTGTACATTCTTTATGCATTGCAATTTGGGATTACATATTCTCCACCTTATGacaaaattatatatatatattttaatttctgcAATTGGCtgtctaatgttttttttcttcctctcagtgCTTCAAGGATGctacacacacttcaaaatgAATGTAGCCTATTGTCCTATCAAAAATATGAACTCTTTTTCAgtttgttaaaacatttgtacCAATGATTCCAAAAATAACtcttcattgttttaaaaagaaaacaccaaaacaaacaaaaatctcTATGcttacagtttttcttttatacatttagaCAAAAACTGAAGATTCTGGGACGAGATGagtgaaaaatggaaaacacaGAGGCTTGATTTCTGCAAAGCTACGCTAAACAGTGCATGCTAACCTGGTTGCATTTTACAGGAATAAAACCCGTCTGCACTCTAATTCGGACTTTAAAGATATTACATTTACCGTGAGTCCTGCCTTTAACCACATCACTCGTACAGGGATACTGGCATACTGATAGAGACAAGCTGGTGAAAAAAATGGGCCACGTTATCTGTTGTAATTGCCTGATTAAAAACCTACGTGTGACAGTGTTTTAACGGTTGGAAAGAGCCTTAAAGCGACTGGgaaatacatgaaataaatacaaaatatatatagctGTTCTAATGCTTTGGATATTTTGGTAAAACACTTCCTGCTGCAAACAGCACCTGAGAGAACTCCTACTGCCCTCAGGACACACAACGGATAT
Coding sequences within:
- the sec14l7 gene encoding SEC14-like protein 2; protein product: MSGRVGDLSPKQAETLTEFRGRIQDVLPSLPAQHDHYLLRFLRARSFNVQKSEAMIRKHVEFRRKMNVDTIISDWKPPEVIEKYVSGGMCGYDREGSPIWYDVIGPLDPKGLLMSATKQDFLKTKIRHTEILRRECRQQSEKLGRHIESISLIYDCEGLGLKHIWKPAIETYGEVLTMFEENYPEGLKRVFLIKAPKMFPVAYNLIKHFMCEETRRKINILGSNWQEEIRKHVDPDQLPVVYGGNMTDPDGDPRCRTMINYGGTVPRSYYVQDSVNVQYDDSVTVSRGSVFQLEYDVTAASSLLRWQFTSDGADIGFGVYRRTKEGGSQKVSEMLQVLPSERYNAHLVPEDSCLTCPEPGVYVLCFDNSYSILQSKKVSYKVEVLPPADKCRVLAAEEAGGCGERELRSPCDKVH